From the genome of Eublepharis macularius isolate TG4126 chromosome 12, MPM_Emac_v1.0, whole genome shotgun sequence, one region includes:
- the LOC129340140 gene encoding transmembrane protein 100-like, whose product MMGCKTNSLTCLQGGKPGLPVATATDSTATLNKLALATGGTEKSWYRCIFPFGIVSLVIGIAATCITFTINGPQMDIAKVVSVATLIFGVGLLVAALVCWRAKRERQRKKQQGEPVPLEQGAL is encoded by the coding sequence ATGATGGGCTGCAAGACCAACTCGCTGACTTGCCTGCAAGGTGGGAAGCCGGGGCTGCCCGTGGCCACCGCCACAGACTCCACGGCCACCCTCAACAAGCTGGCTCTGGCTACGGGGGGCACGGAGAAATCCTGGTACCGCTGCATCTTCCCCTTCGGCATTGTCTCCTTGGTCATCGGCATCGCTGCCACGTGCATCACCTTCACCATCAATGGGCCGCAGATGGACATTGCCAAGGTGGTCTCGGTGGCCACCCTGATCTTTGGGGTAGGACTGCTGGTGGCTGCCTTGGTCTGCTGGCGGGCCAAGAGGGAGCGGCAGCGCAAGAAGCAGCAGGGTGAGCCGGTCCCCCTGGAGCAGGGAGCCCTATGA